ATTCCAATCGCCACACTGCTGCAGCTCAGAGAAATGCTGGACACATGTTGAGCCCATTCTCCTTTTCGTCCCTCCTCACCCCTGAAGCTTTGTATCTCTGTTTCACATCCACCAAGCTAAAATCCTTTGATTCTGACATTTTTCTCCTTCCCTGAGCCTGTTCACAACTCCTCACTCTGTGACCCATCTTCTCAACACCCTAACAGTCTTCTTGCTCACCCCTATACACTTATCATTTCATTCCTCACCTTAGGCCATTTCTTCTGATTCCCACTCCCAGTGTAACCATCTGACTATCCCTCAACCTGCAGTCTCTATCTCACCCATCCCACACTGAGCCTCAAATGTTCATAATTGAAGCTGAGCAGACATTTGGTAACAAATCTGTGTGCTTAAAAGGAATTGCTTACCACTGGCTAACTGGGAATGTCTCTTAAGTAATGTACTTGGGGAGCAGTGTGTagcatttcttttttttttatttacagaCTTAAATTTCAAATTGGATGAGAAGACAGCTCACAGTTGCTTAGACCTTGTCAAAAAAGAGACGGGAGTTATCTACCGTATGATTGGCATTGACCCAAGTAAAGTGCCAAAAAACCCTGAGCGCTTCAGAGAGTGGGCTGTCGTCTTGGCTGATGTGACTCTTTCAACTGGGAGACATTACTGGGAAGTAACAGTGAAACGATCTCAAGAGTTCCGAATTGGGGTGGCAGAGGCAAACATGTCACGAGAAGAATGTATTGGTGCCAATGATTGCTCCTGGGTTTATGCCTAtcttcagaggaagtggtactcCATGTCTTCCAGTGAGATGGTACCGGTTGACTTCTTTGGAAAGCCTGATCGAGTGGGCTTTCTTCTGGACTGTGACAACAAGGAGCTTAGTTTAATAGATGTTGAGAAAGCGGCGGTTGTTAGCACAATAACAGCTGATTTCAAGATTCCACTAGTTCCAGCCTTTGCGCTATGGGATGGAGAGCTCTTAACACATTCAGGCATGGCCATTCTGCAAGGCATCTGAATTCCCTCCTGCCTTCCAGTGAAGGTGCTTTCTATCTGGACTTCATTCTGTTCGCTGTGTAATTTTTCAGGAATTGGCTACAATAATTTGTCTTTTGAACAAGAGTTATCCTTTTGGCCTCTTGAT
The sequence above is a segment of the Chiloscyllium punctatum isolate Juve2018m chromosome X, sChiPun1.3, whole genome shotgun sequence genome. Coding sequences within it:
- the spryd4 gene encoding SPRY domain-containing protein 4, which translates into the protein MSGFKMAAGWRTLRGIGYRLLLGAAKRQLCVLDFPKRYLNFKLDEKTAHSCLDLVKKETGVIYRMIGIDPSKVPKNPERFREWAVVLADVTLSTGRHYWEVTVKRSQEFRIGVAEANMSREECIGANDCSWVYAYLQRKWYSMSSSEMVPVDFFGKPDRVGFLLDCDNKELSLIDVEKAAVVSTITADFKIPLVPAFALWDGELLTHSGMAILQGI